One window of Triticum dicoccoides isolate Atlit2015 ecotype Zavitan chromosome 5A, WEW_v2.0, whole genome shotgun sequence genomic DNA carries:
- the LOC119302978 gene encoding eukaryotic translation initiation factor 5B-like: MTAGLLLGDAAAAPRARIAVCRPRLHLCGWAPRPHHGCRLSRGRGRAPARFAASASGGGRGGWDEPSEEEVRREREAEMARRLKEAEEMDELERTAEELQSRAAPDDESEEEKRERVRRELQKVAKEQAERRATGKQMFDLGQRAYGKGMYGRSIEFLEAALTIIRPSSLLGGEIQIWLAMAYDANRRHKESIALYKELENTHPMISIRRQAAEFRYIAEAPKLKISNDEVVTIPQIGSSWDWYAGTWSDKIQEQEDKKRKMVAAASQPEPSTNVFGNLFLLRPPSEWKKSAWAIVTLWAVLIGTAFYLQR; this comes from the exons ATGACCGCCGGTCTCCTCCTCGGCGACGCCGCCGCGGCCCCGCGCGCCCGCATCGCCGTCTGCCGGCCGCGCCTGCACCTCTGCGGCTGGGCCCCGAGGCCCCACCACGGCTGCCGCCTCTCCCGCGGCCGGGGGCGCGCGCCGGCCAGGTTCGCCGCGTCCGCGTCGGGCGGCGGGCGGGGCGGATGGGACGAGCCCTCGGAGGAGGAGGTACGACGGGAGAGGGAGGCGGAGATGGCGCGGCGGCTGAAGGAGGCGGAGGAGATGGACGAGCTGGAGCGCACCGCCGAGGAGCTGCAGAGCCGGGCCGCCCCCGACGACGAGTCCGAGGAGGAGAAGCGCGAGCGCGTCCGCCGCGAGCTTCAGAAG GTGGCCAAGGAGCAGGCCGAGAGGAGGGCGACGGGGAAACAGATGTTCGATCTGGGGCAAAGGGCGTATGGGAAAGGGATGTATGGCCGCTCCATCGAGTTCTTGGAGGCCGCACTCACCATCATACGTCCCTCCTCGCTCCTCGGCGGTGAG ATTCAAATTTGGCTTGCAATGGCATACGATGCCAATAGGCGGCACAAGGAATCCATAGCATTGTACAAAGAATTGGAGAATACACATCCAATGATTAGCATCAGGAGACAAGCAGCTGAATTCCGGTACATTGCTGAGGCGCCCAAGTTGAAGATCTCCAACGATGAGGTGGTCACGATACCGCAAATTGGATCTAGCTGGGACTG GTACGCTGGGACATGGAGTGACAAGATCCAAGAGCAAGAGGACAAGAAAAGAAAGATGGTGGCCGCCGCGAGCCAACCGGAGCCGTCGACGAACGTCTTCGGCAACCTGTTCCTCCTGCGGCCGCCGAGCGAGTGGAAGAAGAGCGCCTGGGCGATCGTCACCCTGTGGGCCGTGCTGATCGGGACAGCGTTCTATCTGCAGAGATGA
- the LOC119302979 gene encoding nuclear pore complex protein GP210-like has product MADLSVLLPPRMTRPVEYRLVGGDGCFTWSLDHHDIISVKPEYNDSSRCSTSARLASIAPYSGRKETSVYATDIISGITIHCKVFVDKISRIRIFHHSVKIDLDEIATLRVHAFDDEENVFSTLVGLQFMWQLTPTTLDNSNHHLAHIPLKETHLSDCSGFCVEMNARFELEDRDLGSDFFVVKGVGIGQEVVSAQLFEPQFEHVSDTITLTVAEAMSLEPPSPVLVTLGVLVNFKLKIFRQKIAQVVNLPSQYHLWHVKNSSVAQVDSSLGVVHTLSLGFTDVVVEDTRVSGHQQVSSLRVVIPRTLFLYLVPVMDDSGHFHGITSIPSSEVWYVFPGQKYMVLAKAFAEGFDAREIFITEENNLRLESSTVELWNLSQVPDNSLGSYEVQTSRLLFPISQGEGYLVAALTYQAEASGSAKVLKLLQKVNVCSKVKATWDEGTDNSNIIYLPWVPGVYQEVELMAVGGCGKTPEDYKLFSSDESVVSVSDSHTVRAKKPGQAVIKVVSTFDFLNFDEIIIEVSSPSALAILPIFPVEVAVGTQLHAAVAFKTSNGHPYSRCDYFNAFIRWSLLSENQTFEVVDASEALTVEALKHHSGSSAQYGNPCAWISLNASAAGRATIVATFSSESDSYFETFNEPIFLKATSKVSAYYPLLVLQAGNGNQFGGYWVDLSRLQSGIQNMGNNSPMELYLVPGSTMDVFLFGGPEQWDKVVDFVETVDVVGALENYIIGSTAVQKISSGLYRVSCQSKGIFKLLFSRGNMIGKDHPVPAVAKSELSIVCDLPSAVTLIANENENRLDILEAASKADRSPNRLQVSPVVISNGRSIRLAAAGVHQNGRFFSNSSSLCLRWEVTECEGLAYLDQDEDAEMLEQSSWERFLVLHNSTGMCTARATVIGFSSRIASKTREEHMFLPSEHDNLTDAIQLQIVSSLRVTPAYVLLVSHREAQETLAVSGGTCFLDASTNDTHVVQIVQHPGKALCSQLILGARGLGSAVVTIQDIGLSPRVSTSSLVRVANVDWIQILSEEHISIMEGTTKDFQISAGTQDGQVFGDSQYKYMGIEVHLGDEILDHVNPSESLDGPKFSVKAAKTGTTSLYVSTKQRSGQRVLSQVINVEVYKPLRIHPEYIYLTPGASFVLSVKGGPKIGVSIEYTSLNVGTLEVQSATGKLSAKTVGNSTVRAAVLANGGTVICEAFGRVEVGIPVAMALSTQSDRLCVGCSMPVYPSVPKGDPFSFYETCQSYTWMIADQKVVTFQSARSWQNGLDQGLYSEGKTYPWLSNGSSNAFINHVIGRSAGKTKISISVTCDFSLHGSSGSVSYDASKTILVVPDPPLARGLPITWLLPPFSTTTDLLPRSVNSFGEQDSNGLDTTIGYSLLRSSGRSDPAMQNANAIDGSKIRTGESNAIDCIQAKDHSTGRTEIASCLRVAEVAQVRVAAAESSIQTAYLSVNDKVELDVKYADELGYTFSEALGVAPVKIETNYPDVLSIVMPRDVNGTDGAHQRFVLQARSHGTALVRLHINHPSRKSDFIMVSVGARMYPRDVVIHSGQHLNFTIIGDRMDARGPGQWLSTNEKVMHVNQITGEAHARGEGIAEVIFKGPNLKLRTTVNVLKVNQIVVDAPAEILTNAAAPPDGYKFSVKLSDSAGHSTESSVNQINAPFDCKVEPSFVGFVEPWSDRAVKKSYCVFHPYSPAQLLPVKSNPKDGILHISVLANLKEDSMVTGSAHALFVKGFYIKEPGMLNLTPSCNHSVIIIGGNTDVELFWSAKDLMSVSLVDTNENIGGPSQVVYRVEALKRQPFADKVTIILPATGQTEELEVNYVTGDRTEPSSSSGLTTFGLILTCIIVPAGTLWVIMKLLEKPARQAPPRHAPAPAAGPAAAPDPASPAIGEFSPRTPQPFMEYVRKTVDDTPYYKRDARRRFNPQNTY; this is encoded by the exons ATGGCGGACCTCAGCGTGCTGCTGCCCCCGCGCATGACCAGGCCCGTCGAGTACCGACTCGTCGGCGGGGACGGCTGCTTCACCTG GTCATTGGATCATCATGATATTATATCAGTTAAGCCAGAGTACAACGACAGCAGCAGATGCTCAACGAGCGCTCGTTTGGCATCAATCGCCCCTTACAGTGGCCGCAAGGAGACCTCTGTCTACGCCACTGATATTATTAGTGGAATCACAATACACTGCAAAGTTTTCGTCGACAAAATCTCTCGGATCAGGATTTTCCATCATTCTGTTAAAATTGACCTGGATGAAATCGCCACATTGCGTGTTCATGCCTTTGATGATGAAG AAAACGTGTTCTCGACATTGGTGGGATTGCAGTTTATGTGGCAGCTTACCCCGACGACGCTTGATAACAGTAACCATCATCTTGCTCATATTCCACTGAAAGAAACACATTTAAGTGACTGCAGTGGTTTTTGTGTTGAGATGAATGCGCGGTTTGAGCTTGAAGATAGG GATCTTGGTTCTGATTTCTTTGTTGTGAAGGGTGTTGGGATTGGCCAAGAGGTCGTTAGTGCTCAGTTATTTGAACCACAGTTTGAGCATGTGAGTGACACGATCACTTTAACTGTCGCTGAAGCTATGTCGCTAGAGCCCCCATCACCCGTCCTTGTAACTCTTGGTGTCTTGGTGAATTTCAAACTCAAAATTTTTCGACAAAAGATTGCCCAAG TGGTTAATTTACCATCACAATACCATCTTTGGCATGTGAAGAACTCTTCGGTGGCCCAAGTGGATAGTTCCTTGGGTGTTGTACATACTTTGAGTCTGGGATTTACTGATGTCGTTGTTGAAGACACAAGAGTTTCTGGCCACCAACAAGTATCATCTCTACGTGTTGTTATTCCACGGACACTCTTCCTCTATCTAGTTCCTGTCATGGATGATTCTGGTCATTTTCATGGGATAACAAGTATTCCATCCTCAGAAGTGTGGTACGTTTTTCCTGGTCAAAAGTATATGGTTCTTGCGAAAGCTTTCGCAGAGGGATTTGATGCTAGAGAGATATTTATTACAGAG GAAAACAATCTTAGATTGGAGAGCAGCACAGTGGAACTTTGGAACTTATCACAGGTTCCAGATAACTCTTtaggttcctatgaagtgcaaactTCTAGATTGCTATTCCCCATTTCTCAGGGAGAAGGATATTTAGTTGCTGCCTTAACCTACCAAGCAGAGGCATCTGGATCAGCAAAG GTTCTCAAGCTGCTGCAAAAAGTTAATGTATGCAGTAAAGTGAAGGCAACCTGGGATGAGGGAACGGATAACTCCAATATTATTTATCTACCCTGGGTTCCTGGAGTTTATCAGGAGGTCGAACTGATGGCAGTTGGAG GTTGTGGTAAGACGCCGGAGGACTACAAGTTATTTTCGTCTGATGAAAGTGTTGTTTCTGTGTCTGATTCCCATACTGTGCGTGCTAAAAAGCCTGGTCAAGCTGTCATCAAAGTAGTTTCTACCTTTGATTTCCTGAATTTTGATGAG ATCATTATTGAAGTATCCTCTCCTTCAGCACTGGCTATATTGCCAATCTTTCCTGTGGAGGTGGCTGTTGGAACACAACTTCATGCTGCTGTGGCATTTAAAACATCTAATG GACACCCGTACTCGAGATGTGATTATTTTAATGCTTTTATAAGGTGGAGTCTACTATCTGAGAATCAAACTTTTGAAGTTGTTGATGCATCCGAGGCTTTGACTGTTGAGGCCTTAAAGCATCATAGTGGTTCTTCGGCACAATATGGCAATCCTTGTGCCTGGATATCTCTAAATGCATCTGCTGCTGGTCGAGCCACAATAGTTGCGACGTTTTCCTCCGAGTCTGATTCCTATTTTGAGACTTTTAATGAGCCTATTTTTCTGAAGGCCACATCAAAAGTATCTGCATATTATCCTCTTCTGGTACTCCAAGCAGGAAATGGAAACCAGTTTGGTGGTTACTGGGTTGACTTATCTAGATTACAGAGTGGAATTCAGAATATGGGTAACAACTCTCCCATGGAGCTGTACTTGGTTCCTGGATCAACCATGGATGTGTTTCTCTTTGGAGGGCCTGAACAGTGGGACAAAGTGGTTGATTTTGTAGAAACTGTTGATGTTGTTGGCGCActagaaaattatatcattggctcTACTGCTGTGCAAAAAATATCTAGTGGACTATACCGAGTTTCTTGCCAAAGCAAAGGGATCTTT AAACTGTTGTTTTCGCGCGGAAACATGATTGGGAAGGATCATCCTGTGCCTGCTGTTGCCAAATCAGAGCTATCGATTGTTTGTGACTTACCATCAGCAGTAACATTGATTGCAAATGAAAATG AAAACCGGCTTGATATTTTGGAAGCGGCAAGTAAAGCTGACCGTAGCCCCAATAGGCTGCAAGTATCTCCTGTTGTAATCTCAAATGGAAGAAGCATCCGTCTAGCTGCTGCTGGTGTACATCAAAATGGAAGATTTTTTTCCAATTCGTCCTCTCTTTGCTTGAGATGGGAAGTCACTGAATGTGAGGGACTTGCTTACTTGGATCAAGACGAAGATGCTGAAATGTTAGAACAgtcatcttgggagaggtttcttgTCCTACACAATTCGACGGGAATG TGCACTGCCCGTGCTACAGTCATTGGCTTTTCTTCCAGAATTGCTAGCAAAACCCGTGAAGAACACATGTTTCTTCCAAGTGAACATGACAATCTCACAGATGCTATTCAGTTGCAG ATTGTTTCTTCGTTAAGAGTCACTCCAGCGTATGTCTTGTTAGTTTCCCATCGTGAAGCACAG GAAACCTTAGCTGTCAGTGGTGGCACGTGCTTTCTAGATGCCTCTACCAATGACACACATGTGGTCCAAATAGTTCAACATCCAGGGAAGGCCCTATGTTCCCAGTTGATTCTTGGTGCTAGAGGCTTAGGCAGTGCTGTCGTGACAATTCAGGACATTGGCCTTTCTCCTAGAGTATCGACTAGTTCTCTG GTTAGAGTTGCAAATGTTGACTGGATTCAGATATTGTCAGAAGAGCACATCAGCATTATG GAAGGAACCACAAAAGATTTTCAAATTTCAGCTGGGACCCAAGATGGACAAGTCTTCGGAGATTCTCAG TACAAGTACATGGGAATTGAGGTACATCTTGGTGATGAAATTCTGGATCATGTTAATCCAAGCGAGTCGCTGGATGGACCAAAATTTTCAGTTAAAGCTGCAAAAACTGGGACAACATCTCTTTAT GTTAGTACTAAGCAACGCTCTGGGCAAAGAGTTTTGAGTCAGGTTATAAATGTGGAAGTGTACAAACCACTGCGAATACATCCTGAGTACATCTACCTCACACCGGGTGCCTCTTTTGTG CTCTCTGTTAAAGGTGGTCCGAAGATTGGAGTTTCCATTGAGTACACAAGTTTGAACGTGGGAACGTTGGAAGTTCAAAGTGCTACTGGAAAGCTGTCTGCAAAGACTGTAGGAAACTCT ACTGTACGTGCAGCTGTTTTGGCAAATGGTGGCACCGTCATTTGTGAAGCTTTTGGAAGAGTTGAAGTGGGTATCCCAGTGGCTATGGCATTGAGTACTCAAAGTGACCGCCTTTGTGTTGGCTGTAGCATGCCAGTCTACCCTTCCGTGCCTAAG GGGGATCCATTTTCCTTCTATGAAACTTGTCAAAGTTACACTTGGATGATAGCAGATCAGAAG GTTGTGACATTCCAATCGGCTAGATCTTGGCAAAATGGACTTGATCAAGGTCTTTATTCAGAAGGAAAAACCTATCCATGGTTATCCAATGGAAGTAGCAATGCTTTTATCAATCATGTGATTGGAAG ATCTGCAGGGAAAACCAAGATATCCATTTCAGTTACTTGTGATTTCTCGCTACATGGCAGTTCTGGATCTGTATCTTATGATGCCTCCAAGACAATCCTGGTCGTACCAGATCCCCCCCTTGCACGTGGACTTCCTATAACATGGCTATTACCACCCTTTTCTACCACCACAGACCTTTTACCTAGATCCGTTAATTCATTTGGAGAACAAGACTCAAATGGCCTGGATACTACTATTGGATATTCTCTGTTAAGGAGCAGTGGTAGAAGTGATCCTGCTATGCAGAATGCTAATGCTATTGATGGAAGTAAAATTAGGACTGGAGAAAGCAATGCAATTGATTGTATTCAGGCAAAAGATCACTCAACTGGCAGAACAGAAATAGCATCATGCCTACGAGTTGCTGAG GTTGCACAAGTACGGGTAGCTGCTGCAGAATCATCAATCCAGACAGCCTATCTTTCTGTAAATGATAAAGTTGAACTGGATGTAAAATATGCTGATGAATTAG GTTATACCTTTAGTGAAGCACTTGGAGTAGCACCTGTGAAGATTGAGACAAACTATCCTGATGTTTTGTCAATTGTCATGCCCAGAGATGTCAATGGTACAGATGGCGCACATCAACGTTTTGTGCTACAG GCGAGAAGCCATGGGACAGCTCTTGTAAGGTTGCACATCAACCATCCTTCCAGAAAATCAGATTTCATAATG GTATCTGTTGGTGCGCGAATGTATCCTAGAGATGTGGTGATTCATTCTGGCCAACACCTGAACTTTACTATTATCGGGGACC GCATGGATGCGCGTGGACCTGGCCAGTGGTTAAGTACCAATGAAAAAGTTATGCATGTTAATCAAATAACTGGTGAAGCACATGCACGTGGTGAAGGTATAGCAGAAG TGATTTTTAAAGGCCCAAATCTGAAGTTGCGAACAACTGTCAATGTGCTCAAGGTGAACCAGATAGTTGTTGATGCTCCTGCGGAGATTCTGACGAATGCTGCTGCCCCACCTGATGGATACAAGTTCTCTGTGAAATTAAG TGATTCAGCCGGGCATAGCACAGAGTCCTCTGTGAATCAGATAAATGCCCCATTTGACTGCAAGGTCGAACCTTCTTTTGTTGG gtttgttgagCCATGGAGTGACCGTGCTGTGAAGAAATCATACTGTGTATTTCATCCGTACTCGCCTGCACAGCTGTTGCCTGTTAAGTCGAACCCAAAAGACGGAATTTTACACATTTCAGTTCTTGCAAATCTAAAAGAAGATTCAATGGTGACCGGATCTGCACATGCACTGTTTGTCAAAGGGTTTTACATTAAAGAACCTGGAATG TTAAACTTGACTCCAAGCTGCAACCATAGCGTCATCATTATTGGAGGGAACACTG ATGTTGAGTTATTTTGGAGTGCTAAAGATTTAATGTCGGTCAGTCTTGTTGACACAAATGAGAACATTGGTGGTCCTAGTCAAGTTGTTTACCGG GTTGAAGCACTCAAAAGGCAACCTTTCGCTGACAAGGTCACTATAATTCTTCCAGCCACTG